One genomic segment of Borrelia coriaceae includes these proteins:
- a CDS encoding fibronectin type III domain-containing protein, with amino-acid sequence MRLVFIFALVCLCISNICSQELKLILDAKDGFKFIQESHNIRFKRGDRGILGICLDRYKGVLDSNNIDFRLEIEEKDNVVKDAALNYFVDSNNAKIANSFHNIAGNSLIFYSGRNTIKLKPLTKKAFFYSGNVISDFTIQFWAYRSTSITGEVIVSWKGYKNIKGAWLDQAIKLESEGGNFVWNFNNVFLNGDGKPVKVKLKSDDDFIPKEWHLHTVRYRQRDGLLEYLIDSKPQAIEYVTFDKREGAGYLLNIGNFIDFTLGQYFTGAIENFEIHKSFEEVHNAFFSRDNGYIITEPVKLSKDYSQILSIEFDALKPKDTDIFYYYRLDNKVFYGADKNGEIKRNLKGEWIHFDPKNAFPKFDVSKYIQIKVEFYPSGDPLDAPTLYGMTITYIPEAAPFPPLVTKAMPGSGEILLEWFPVISSNVGGYYIYIGVSPGNYHGRSGDNLISPIDVGNQTFFRITGLENGRLYYISVASYNLDKSVNEASFSKEISVRPMEFFKQYE; translated from the coding sequence ATGAGATTGGTTTTTATATTTGCTCTAGTTTGTTTATGTATTTCTAATATTTGTTCTCAGGAACTTAAGTTGATTCTTGATGCTAAAGATGGGTTTAAATTTATTCAGGAATCTCATAATATTCGTTTTAAAAGAGGTGATAGAGGTATTCTTGGGATTTGTTTGGATAGATATAAAGGCGTTTTGGATTCTAATAATATTGATTTTAGATTAGAAATAGAAGAAAAAGACAATGTTGTTAAGGATGCTGCTTTAAATTATTTTGTTGATTCAAATAATGCAAAGATTGCAAATTCTTTTCATAATATTGCGGGTAATTCTTTAATTTTTTATTCAGGTAGAAATACTATTAAGCTTAAACCATTAACAAAAAAGGCTTTCTTTTATTCAGGAAATGTAATTTCTGATTTTACTATTCAGTTTTGGGCGTATCGTTCTACTTCTATTACAGGGGAAGTTATTGTAAGTTGGAAGGGCTATAAGAATATTAAGGGTGCGTGGCTAGATCAGGCCATTAAGTTGGAAAGTGAGGGTGGAAATTTCGTTTGGAATTTCAATAATGTGTTTTTAAATGGTGATGGCAAACCTGTTAAGGTTAAGCTTAAGAGTGATGATGATTTTATTCCAAAAGAGTGGCATTTACATACTGTGAGGTATAGGCAAAGAGATGGATTACTGGAATATTTAATAGATTCTAAACCCCAAGCTATAGAGTATGTTACTTTTGATAAGAGAGAAGGTGCTGGCTATTTGTTAAATATTGGCAATTTTATTGATTTTACATTGGGACAGTATTTTACAGGGGCTATTGAAAATTTTGAAATTCATAAAAGTTTTGAAGAAGTGCACAATGCTTTTTTTTCAAGAGATAATGGATATATTATTACAGAGCCGGTTAAACTATCTAAAGATTATTCTCAAATTTTGTCTATTGAATTTGATGCTCTGAAACCAAAAGATACAGATATTTTTTATTATTATAGATTGGATAATAAAGTGTTTTATGGAGCAGATAAAAATGGAGAGATAAAGAGGAATTTAAAAGGAGAGTGGATTCATTTTGATCCTAAAAATGCATTTCCTAAATTTGATGTATCAAAATATATTCAAATTAAAGTTGAATTTTATCCAAGCGGTGATCCTTTAGACGCGCCAACTCTTTATGGTATGACTATTACTTACATACCTGAGGCTGCCCCTTTTCCCCCTCTAGTGACAAAAGCCATGCCAGGTTCTGGTGAGATATTGCTTGAATGGTTTCCAGTTATTAGTAGTAATGTTGGTGGTTATTATATTTATATTGGTGTTAGTCCTGGTAATTATCATGGTAGGTCTGGCGATAATTTGATCTCTCCTATTGATGTTGGTAATCAAACTTTTTTTAGAATTACAGGGCTTGAGAATGGAAGACTTTATTATATTAGTGTTGCCTCTTATAATTTAGACAAGAGTGTGAATGAAGCATCTTTTTCAAAAGAGATTTCTGTAAGACCTATGGAGTTTTTTAAGCAATATGAATGA
- the recR gene encoding recombination mediator RecR: MIIQDLIVLVSKLPGIGKKTATRMVYDILYNGEAYARNLGRILSILHSSVRKCKNCYSLSEGEFCDICIDLNRNKDIICVVEMPQDLEVIESTGEYDGFYFMLHGHLDPLKNIGPDRLNLDKLEGFVRSLGAQEVIIATEFSIEGDVTANYISDILKNLDINVTRIASGLPAGSSISNADKITTLRALRLRLKM; encoded by the coding sequence TTGATTATACAAGATTTAATTGTTTTAGTTTCTAAATTGCCAGGTATAGGGAAAAAGACAGCAACAAGGATGGTTTATGATATTCTATATAATGGTGAGGCTTATGCAAGAAATTTGGGGCGAATTTTAAGCATTCTCCATTCTAGTGTAAGAAAATGTAAAAATTGTTATAGCCTTTCTGAGGGAGAATTTTGTGATATTTGTATAGATTTAAATAGAAATAAAGATATAATTTGTGTTGTTGAAATGCCTCAAGATTTAGAGGTTATTGAGTCTACTGGAGAGTATGATGGATTTTATTTTATGCTGCATGGCCATCTTGATCCTTTAAAAAACATTGGTCCAGATAGGTTAAATCTTGATAAATTAGAAGGTTTTGTTAGGTCGCTTGGGGCTCAGGAAGTGATTATCGCTACAGAATTTAGCATTGAAGGCGATGTGACTGCAAATTATATTAGTGATATTTTAAAGAACTTAGATATTAATGTTACAAGAATAGCCTCTGGACTTCCTGCTGGAAGTAGCATTAGTAATGCAGATAAAATTACTACTCTTAGAGCTTTGCGTTTAAGACTTAAGATGTGA
- the dnaX gene encoding DNA polymerase III subunit gamma/tau — MISVRGTAIKRRPRDFNSLEGQDFVVETLKHSIESNKIANAYIFSGPRGVGKTSSARAFARCLNCKIGPTIMPCGICFSCKSIDNDNKLDIIEIDGASNTSVQDIRQIKEEIMFPPASSRYRIYIVDEVHMLSNSAFNALLKTIEEPPSYIVFIFATTEVHKLPDTIKSRCQHFNFRLLPLDKIYAMLKHVCLEDDIKYEDEALKWIAYKSGGSVRDAYTLFDQVVSLSNSNIQFDQIRSKMGLTSDEFLEKLALNILNDDLKELLCVLEAVFLTGISCEQFILDAIEFFREILFLKLDIKNPMFIGIKSDALREKLLSFDLKHVERSISILLEAYRDLQFSVNPKYELEINFIKILRLKDYVPNNILVKQIQDIETKIFDEISFNVHEVDLGIDLKPGSDSISSAEPVQLGVNKIETALNSRADSTHLGFDGGGDIDEIFIETKDNFDKLDDNDKIKESFIYLVSKYVQTLVYSGEVLIENGVLYYKIFSGFEYNQLQAYQNEIRAEFCKEFPNLNVIFQKQFKDNDDEFNREVLNVKNIFGASEVKE; from the coding sequence ATGATATCTGTAAGAGGTACTGCCATTAAGAGGCGTCCTAGAGATTTTAATTCTCTTGAGGGACAAGATTTTGTTGTTGAAACCTTAAAACATTCAATAGAAAGTAATAAGATAGCAAATGCTTATATATTTTCAGGACCACGAGGAGTTGGAAAAACTTCTTCCGCAAGGGCTTTTGCACGCTGTTTAAACTGTAAGATAGGGCCAACAATTATGCCTTGTGGTATATGTTTCAGTTGTAAATCTATTGATAATGATAATAAACTTGATATTATTGAAATTGATGGTGCTTCAAATACCTCTGTTCAAGATATTAGACAAATTAAAGAAGAGATAATGTTTCCTCCCGCCAGTTCTAGGTACAGGATTTATATTGTTGATGAAGTACATATGCTTTCAAATTCTGCTTTCAATGCTCTTTTAAAAACTATTGAAGAACCTCCCAGTTATATTGTTTTTATTTTTGCTACAACAGAGGTACATAAGCTTCCAGATACAATAAAAAGCAGATGCCAACATTTTAATTTTAGACTTTTACCTTTGGATAAAATTTATGCGATGTTAAAGCATGTTTGTCTTGAAGACGATATTAAATATGAGGATGAGGCTTTAAAATGGATTGCCTATAAGAGTGGTGGGAGTGTAAGGGATGCTTATACTCTTTTTGATCAAGTTGTGTCATTAAGTAATTCTAATATACAATTTGATCAAATCAGATCTAAGATGGGATTGACTAGTGATGAATTTTTAGAAAAATTGGCACTAAACATTCTTAATGATGATTTAAAGGAATTACTTTGTGTTTTAGAAGCTGTTTTTTTAACCGGGATCTCATGTGAGCAATTTATTCTTGATGCAATTGAATTTTTTAGAGAGATATTATTTCTAAAATTAGATATTAAGAATCCTATGTTTATTGGTATTAAATCCGATGCTCTACGAGAAAAATTATTAAGTTTTGACTTAAAGCATGTTGAGAGAAGTATTAGTATACTACTTGAAGCTTATAGAGATTTGCAGTTTTCAGTGAATCCTAAATATGAACTTGAGATTAATTTTATTAAGATACTTAGACTTAAAGATTACGTACCTAATAATATTTTAGTTAAGCAGATTCAAGATATTGAGACTAAGATATTTGATGAGATTAGTTTTAATGTGCATGAAGTTGATTTAGGTATTGATTTAAAACCAGGATCAGACAGTATTTCTTCAGCAGAACCAGTACAACTAGGTGTAAATAAAATTGAGACTGCATTAAATAGTAGGGCTGACTCTACACATCTTGGCTTTGATGGTGGCGGGGATATTGATGAGATTTTTATAGAGACAAAAGATAATTTTGATAAGCTCGATGATAATGATAAAATTAAAGAAAGTTTTATTTATTTAGTATCTAAGTATGTTCAGACTTTAGTTTATTCAGGAGAAGTTTTAATTGAGAATGGTGTTCTTTATTATAAAATTTTTAGTGGGTTTGAGTATAATCAGTTACAAGCTTATCAGAATGAAATAAGGGCTGAATTTTGTAAGGAATTTCCCAATTTAAATGTTATATTTCAGAAACAGTTTAAGGATAATGATGATGAGTTTAATAGAGAGGTACTAAATGTCAAAAACATTTTTGGAGCAAGTGAGGTGAAGGAATAA
- the uvrC gene encoding excinuclease ABC subunit UvrC — protein sequence MREYLNSLYQKAQEFPTTSGCYKMYSQDDKILYIGKAKNLRARVKNYFLERNSRKTKILMKNVANIEVITTNSEYEALLLECNLIKEHKPDYNIKLKDDKGYPMIRITCEKYPRIFKTRKIINDGSEYFGPYVNAKNLDLVLELINRTFKNRKCKKKSKTPCLYFHMGQCLGVCYRDDLERQYKKEVNKIRHILNGNISNLLNDIEIKMKEAIKKENFEAAIKLKETRKSLIEISQTQIITKINKLSTDYVYIHKTDSINVIVILKYKDGKLVEKDINFDESIYEEDELISEFITQYYTSLNMIVPDKIYTFKKIETENITKLINELKNTKTEIICETTKDTIKIIEMAISNAKIALMTYDNEKKRAIEDLKTILEMTELPKIIEGFDIAHLNGYKTVASLVTFKMGKPFKDGYRVYKINSLSNGEIDDFKAIKEVISRRYTSLINEQLELPNLILIDGGKGQLSSAYSILKGLKLEDKITICALAKKEEIIFLPNKTQGIKLAKGNSALKVLQNVRDEAHRRANSFNRKLREKIELNYSKIEGIGKQRAKNILKTLGTYKDTLPLNENEIATKMKTNIKMARKIKKFSEEQNLKNVHSIEH from the coding sequence ATGAGAGAATATTTAAACAGCCTATACCAAAAAGCACAAGAATTCCCAACAACAAGTGGTTGTTACAAGATGTACTCACAAGACGACAAGATACTATACATTGGAAAAGCAAAAAATTTAAGAGCAAGGGTAAAAAACTACTTCCTAGAAAGAAATAGTCGCAAAACAAAAATATTAATGAAAAATGTAGCAAATATAGAAGTAATTACCACAAATAGTGAATATGAAGCTTTACTCTTAGAATGCAACCTAATTAAAGAACACAAACCGGACTATAATATCAAGTTAAAAGATGATAAAGGGTATCCTATGATAAGAATAACTTGTGAAAAATACCCAAGAATCTTTAAAACTAGGAAAATAATAAATGACGGAAGTGAATATTTCGGTCCATATGTTAACGCAAAAAACTTAGATTTAGTACTAGAACTTATTAACAGAACATTTAAAAATAGAAAATGCAAAAAAAAATCCAAAACCCCCTGTCTTTATTTTCACATGGGTCAATGTCTTGGAGTATGTTATAGAGACGATCTAGAAAGACAATACAAAAAAGAAGTAAACAAAATAAGACATATATTAAATGGCAATATATCTAACCTTTTAAATGACATTGAAATAAAAATGAAAGAAGCAATTAAAAAGGAAAATTTTGAAGCAGCAATAAAGTTAAAAGAAACTAGAAAATCATTAATTGAGATAAGTCAAACACAAATAATTACAAAAATAAATAAACTTAGTACAGACTATGTATACATTCATAAAACCGACAGCATCAATGTAATTGTAATACTTAAATACAAAGACGGGAAATTAGTAGAAAAAGACATAAATTTTGATGAAAGCATATATGAAGAGGATGAACTAATATCAGAATTTATAACACAATACTATACATCTCTGAATATGATAGTACCTGATAAAATATATACTTTTAAAAAAATTGAAACTGAAAATATCACGAAACTAATAAATGAACTTAAGAATACAAAAACCGAAATAATCTGCGAAACAACTAAAGATACTATAAAGATAATAGAAATGGCGATTTCTAATGCAAAAATCGCATTAATGACATATGATAACGAAAAAAAGAGAGCGATAGAAGACTTAAAAACCATTCTTGAAATGACAGAACTACCAAAAATAATTGAGGGATTTGACATTGCCCATCTTAATGGATATAAAACAGTAGCATCGCTCGTTACTTTTAAAATGGGCAAACCTTTTAAAGATGGATATAGAGTTTATAAAATTAACTCATTAAGTAATGGTGAGATTGATGACTTTAAGGCAATAAAAGAAGTTATATCAAGGCGATATACATCGCTCATTAATGAACAATTAGAATTGCCCAATTTAATCTTAATAGATGGGGGAAAAGGTCAGTTAAGTAGTGCTTATTCCATTTTAAAAGGATTGAAACTGGAAGATAAAATTACTATTTGTGCATTGGCAAAAAAAGAAGAAATAATATTTTTGCCAAATAAAACTCAAGGCATTAAACTTGCAAAAGGCAATTCTGCTCTCAAGGTATTACAAAATGTTCGAGATGAAGCTCACAGACGAGCCAATAGCTTTAATAGAAAATTACGAGAAAAGATAGAATTGAATTACAGCAAAATAGAAGGAATTGGAAAACAAAGGGCCAAAAATATTTTAAAAACCCTTGGAACATACAAAGACACATTGCCCTTAAACGAAAATGAAATCGCTACAAAGATGAAAACAAATATTAAAATGGCTAGAAAAATAAAAAAGTTCTCAGAAGAACAGAATTTAAAAAATGTACATTCTATAGAGCATTGA
- a CDS encoding DNA adenine methylase, with product MSLNIIMLNISMNIAIRPILKWAGGKKNLLKSILSNIPHAFNNYIEPFVGGGALFFALNLRNSIINDINFHLINFYREIAHNLDNFLLEIEKYNNTPLTKEYYVYIRNSFNNEDLTNLQKACIFLYLNKTCYNGLYRENSNGIFNTPFGKYKKISLYEVKNLQLASKLLREVKVLNLDFFCLLDFIKKDDFVYLDPPYIPRSKTSNFTNYSKYGFDFEMHKKLLHFCNKIDTKGAKFLLSNSNTDSSLELYKNYHVIFVDSKRFINSNPMKRSSIKEILVKNF from the coding sequence ATGAGTTTGAACATTATTATGCTTAATATTAGTATGAACATTGCAATACGTCCTATTTTGAAATGGGCTGGTGGTAAGAAAAATTTATTGAAGTCTATTTTAAGTAATATTCCTCATGCTTTTAATAATTATATCGAGCCTTTTGTAGGAGGAGGAGCATTATTTTTTGCTTTGAACTTAAGAAATTCCATTATTAATGATATAAATTTTCATTTGATTAATTTTTATAGGGAAATTGCTCATAATTTAGATAATTTTTTATTAGAAATTGAAAAATATAATAATACTCCTTTAACTAAGGAGTATTATGTTTATATTAGGAATAGTTTTAATAACGAGGATTTGACTAATTTACAAAAGGCATGTATTTTTCTTTATTTGAATAAAACTTGTTATAACGGTCTTTATAGGGAAAATAGTAATGGGATATTTAATACTCCTTTTGGTAAATATAAAAAGATTAGTCTTTACGAAGTGAAGAATTTACAATTGGCGTCTAAGCTTTTAAGGGAGGTTAAGGTTTTAAATCTAGATTTTTTTTGTTTACTTGATTTTATAAAGAAAGATGATTTTGTATATCTTGATCCGCCTTATATACCTCGTTCAAAAACAAGTAATTTTACAAATTATAGTAAATATGGATTTGATTTTGAAATGCATAAAAAATTACTACATTTTTGCAATAAAATAGATACAAAAGGAGCTAAGTTTTTGCTTTCAAATTCTAATACCGATTCTAGTCTTGAGCTATATAAAAATTATCATGTTATTTTTGTTGATTCTAAAAGATTTATTAACTCAAATCCAATGAAGCGTAGTAGTATAAAAGAAATTTTAGTGAAAAATTTTTAG
- a CDS encoding DUF3298 domain-containing protein produces the protein MKIKLTIMITILFLIISCTKNSNKTESPEINIETKIIKETTTNKDNDIFHIDAKIPTIEGLELDFEKLIQYWKTDKIELPKTKQSKQDNYEFFYYSDFEVFKSPELKITSILYSQYTTDKHDANGLTIYYPINLRGKEKIKISDIISKDQLESLTQVLRSQVETEFRKFSIYADDKSKFEKEFEEAFKQYKYYFKNNNVVIFYDPLVIRERASGKVEFTFPIDNNTETDCPSCSQ, from the coding sequence ATGAAGATTAAACTTACAATCATGATAACAATATTATTTTTAATAATATCATGTACAAAAAATTCAAATAAAACAGAAAGTCCTGAAATTAATATTGAAACAAAAATTATCAAAGAAACAACCACTAATAAAGATAATGATATTTTCCATATAGATGCCAAAATTCCTACCATAGAAGGCCTAGAGCTTGACTTTGAAAAGCTTATACAATACTGGAAAACTGATAAAATTGAATTACCGAAAACAAAACAATCAAAACAAGACAATTATGAATTCTTTTATTATTCTGACTTTGAAGTATTCAAAAGCCCAGAACTTAAAATAACATCAATTCTATACAGTCAATACACAACAGACAAACATGATGCAAATGGACTGACAATATACTACCCAATCAATCTAAGAGGGAAAGAAAAAATCAAAATCTCAGACATAATTTCAAAAGATCAATTGGAATCTTTAACGCAAGTATTAAGATCACAAGTAGAGACAGAATTTAGGAAATTCAGTATTTATGCCGACGATAAATCTAAATTTGAAAAAGAATTTGAAGAAGCTTTCAAGCAATATAAATACTACTTTAAAAACAATAACGTGGTAATCTTTTATGACCCACTAGTAATACGTGAACGAGCCAGTGGAAAAGTTGAATTTACATTCCCAATTGATAATAACACTGAAACCGATTGCCCAAGTTGCTCTCAATAA
- a CDS encoding YbaB/EbfC family nucleoid-associated protein, producing the protein MAVNPLDFLKNMSGFKDNIDNIKKEVSQIVVCGKVGSDVVVVEMNGEFIVKSVTIKEEFFSDLDNDALEHMLKAAFNDAISKVKEEIKSKTMGSLPFGI; encoded by the coding sequence ATGGCAGTAAATCCATTAGATTTTTTAAAAAATATGTCAGGTTTTAAAGATAATATTGATAATATTAAAAAAGAAGTATCGCAAATTGTTGTTTGTGGCAAAGTTGGAAGTGATGTTGTTGTTGTTGAGATGAATGGGGAGTTTATTGTTAAGAGCGTTACAATTAAGGAAGAATTTTTTAGTGATTTAGATAATGATGCTCTTGAGCACATGTTAAAAGCAGCTTTTAATGATGCTATTTCTAAGGTTAAAGAAGAAATAAAATCAAAAACAATGGGTTCTCTTCCATTTGGGATTTGA
- a CDS encoding tetratricopeptide repeat protein → MNDINFEKALDLYKKGDYNNALLNLDVFDDSFDALSLKSLIYFKLKDYKALLYVLDTYPILSEYSFLIKLLHYGKFENQEGELSYFQNYNLGVFAFGLKNYEKSLSYFLESSRQRPSLIQAINNSAILLEILDRRDEASQMINKAIEIDKNNALVKLNAWFLENNCVFKSAKLLKLDDSFSEANLSLVVNYLIYYLYSIGEISNAIKLSENFLTDSNYSKYIWHNRATILHKIGNMTQATKSYVKAILSFPNIYTIYNMHIATIELLNFSPKGSIDRMLLDYPNMDLVYFYAFLFFLRNRELENAHFYMKKLCEIRPDTYSEFLMLLESREDILIEELLDEFAVVLKGKWVLEYFFFIDNSLDLKEPVFVFDYDTRLCPYIWKIKDEHIELRASNNEVEITKKIFSDELTQIKLDVAIKEIKELIEAYRDFRINY, encoded by the coding sequence ATGAATGATATTAATTTTGAAAAAGCTTTAGATCTTTATAAGAAGGGTGATTATAATAATGCGCTTTTAAATTTAGATGTTTTTGATGATAGTTTTGATGCTCTATCTCTTAAGTCTTTAATTTATTTTAAACTAAAAGATTATAAGGCCCTTCTATATGTATTAGATACTTATCCGATTTTAAGTGAGTATAGTTTTTTAATTAAACTTTTGCATTATGGTAAGTTTGAGAATCAGGAAGGTGAGTTGAGTTATTTTCAAAACTATAATCTTGGTGTTTTTGCTTTTGGACTTAAGAATTATGAAAAATCTTTGAGTTATTTTTTAGAGTCTAGCAGACAACGGCCCAGCCTGATTCAAGCTATTAATAATTCTGCTATTTTGCTTGAGATATTGGATAGAAGAGATGAAGCTAGCCAAATGATTAATAAAGCTATTGAGATAGATAAAAATAATGCCCTTGTTAAATTGAATGCTTGGTTTTTAGAAAATAATTGTGTATTTAAGAGTGCGAAACTATTGAAATTAGATGATAGCTTTTCAGAGGCCAATCTTTCTCTTGTTGTTAATTATTTAATATATTACCTTTATTCTATTGGAGAGATAAGTAATGCAATTAAACTGTCTGAAAATTTTTTAACAGATTCGAATTATTCTAAATATATTTGGCATAATAGAGCAACTATTTTGCATAAAATAGGTAATATGACGCAAGCTACTAAATCTTATGTAAAAGCTATTTTAAGTTTTCCTAATATTTATACAATATATAATATGCATATTGCTACAATAGAGCTTTTAAATTTTTCTCCTAAAGGCTCTATTGATAGAATGTTGCTAGATTATCCTAATATGGATTTAGTTTATTTTTATGCGTTTTTATTTTTTTTAAGGAATCGTGAGCTTGAAAATGCTCATTTTTATATGAAAAAACTTTGTGAAATTAGACCAGATACTTATTCTGAGTTTTTAATGCTGCTTGAATCCAGGGAAGATATTTTGATTGAAGAGTTGTTAGACGAGTTTGCAGTTGTGTTAAAGGGTAAGTGGGTATTGGAATATTTTTTCTTTATTGACAATTCCTTGGATTTAAAAGAGCCTGTTTTTGTATTTGATTATGATACTAGACTTTGCCCATATATTTGGAAAATTAAAGATGAGCATATTGAACTTAGAGCTAGCAACAATGAGGTGGAAATTACTAAAAAAATTTTTTCAGATGAGCTTACGCAAATTAAACTAGATGTTGCAATTAAAGAAATCAAGGAGTTAATTGAAGCTTATAGGGATTTTAGGATCAATTATTAG
- the holA gene encoding DNA polymerase III subunit delta, translating to MQEIYLLLGKEQGLKESYLNDILSKLNVDGICVTKFFMSELSSIELSERLLTNSFFAKGEVFIIYEAENLKNKKDLELIYSTLLKSLNKIIIFISNENSISFDPKGSVNLVKKTFYELSDADKFLFVKKNFFKLGIKITDKAINLMLFMLGSDTKILQFYINSFALVSKNKAINEHDVNSWISFMRLENSFSLFDSILKKNMECALVKAKSILEQGEDLINILMSLIWQFKKFLKVKMDCENSHDISSVFKKHKIFVSLENTYKIGLKNYSIFDIRFILMILHKFDLYARLYGKSMYLNLSYFMIFSLFTQDDTILNSFSFKFKCSF from the coding sequence ATGCAAGAAATTTATTTACTCCTAGGCAAGGAACAGGGATTAAAAGAGTCATATTTAAATGATATTCTTAGCAAGTTAAATGTTGATGGTATATGTGTTACTAAGTTTTTTATGTCAGAATTATCATCAATAGAGCTTTCTGAGAGGCTTTTGACCAATTCTTTTTTTGCTAAAGGGGAAGTTTTTATTATTTATGAGGCTGAAAATTTAAAAAACAAAAAGGATTTAGAGTTAATTTACAGTACACTATTAAAGTCTTTAAATAAAATTATTATTTTTATTTCTAATGAAAACTCGATTAGTTTTGATCCTAAAGGTTCTGTGAATTTAGTTAAGAAAACTTTTTATGAGCTATCTGATGCTGATAAGTTTTTGTTTGTAAAAAAAAACTTTTTCAAACTTGGTATTAAAATTACAGATAAAGCCATAAATTTAATGCTTTTTATGTTGGGTTCAGATACTAAAATTTTGCAGTTTTATATAAACTCTTTTGCTCTGGTGAGCAAAAATAAAGCCATTAATGAGCATGATGTAAATTCTTGGATTAGTTTTATGCGTCTTGAGAATTCTTTTTCCTTGTTTGATTCAATTTTAAAAAAAAATATGGAGTGTGCTTTAGTTAAAGCCAAATCCATTCTGGAACAAGGAGAAGATTTGATTAATATTTTAATGAGTCTTATTTGGCAATTCAAAAAATTTTTAAAGGTAAAAATGGATTGTGAAAATTCACACGACATTTCATCTGTCTTTAAAAAGCATAAAATATTTGTTTCACTTGAAAATACTTATAAGATAGGACTTAAAAATTACTCGATTTTTGATATCAGATTTATTTTAATGATTTTACATAAGTTTGATTTATATGCAAGACTTTATGGTAAGAGTATGTATTTGAATTTATCATATTTTATGATATTCAGTTTATTCACTCAGGATGATACGATTCTTAATAGTTTTTCTTTTAAATTTAAGTGTAGTTTTTAG
- a CDS encoding nucleoside-diphosphate kinase, giving the protein MSTLIQRTLCIIKPDGVRRGLIGNVISRFERTGLKIVAAKMMLINREMAEAHYLYDDIAVRHSECVWKSLINFIISSPIFVFVVEGVEVVEVVRKFCGSTEPKMALPGTIRGDFAYHSFKYANEKEFPVYNVIHASASVVDALREIPLWFKEDEILTYKRDDEFEHYYA; this is encoded by the coding sequence ATGTCTACTTTAATACAAAGAACGTTATGTATTATTAAACCTGATGGGGTTAGAAGGGGTTTGATTGGCAATGTAATTTCTAGATTTGAGAGAACGGGATTAAAAATTGTAGCTGCTAAGATGATGTTAATTAATAGAGAAATGGCCGAGGCACATTATTTATATGATGATATTGCTGTAAGGCATAGTGAGTGTGTTTGGAAATCTTTGATTAATTTTATAATAAGTTCTCCAATTTTTGTTTTTGTTGTTGAAGGTGTTGAAGTTGTTGAGGTTGTTAGAAAATTTTGTGGTTCTACAGAACCAAAGATGGCTTTGCCTGGGACAATAAGAGGTGATTTTGCTTATCATAGTTTTAAATATGCAAATGAGAAGGAGTTTCCAGTTTATAATGTAATTCATGCCTCTGCTAGTGTTGTTGATGCTCTTCGTGAAATACCCCTTTGGTTTAAAGAAGATGAAATTTTAACTTATAAAAGGGACGATGAGTTTGAACATTATTATGCTTAA